Proteins encoded together in one Bacteroidales bacterium window:
- a CDS encoding virulence RhuM family protein yields the protein MQKNARNIDHYNIDVIFSVGYRVKSQSGTQFRIWVSRILKKYLVEGFAINVKRLQ from the coding sequence ATGCAAAAAAATGCCAGGAATATTGATCATTACAATATTGATGTGATTTTTTCGGTAGGATATAGAGTTAAATCTCAAAGTGGAACTCAATTTCGAATATGGGTAAGTAGAATATTAAAAAAATATTTAGTTGAAGGTTTTGCAATAAACGTAAAACGTTTACAATAA
- a CDS encoding T9SS type A sorting domain-containing protein yields MKNFNIYILFTALSIIGLSIYYFICIQSKQTEFNFEFENKKAKYNNPDKFYEYHAAIRTGANEEKPSYPFNYRYTEIQKAKKTAKKSVNKNIVWTERGPGNVPGRTRTIIIDPDDPVKNTWYAGSVGGGIWKTINAGESWENMTPDLANLVISTMEMAASNHNVIYAGTGEMGFISQYYEIGGSGIFKSNDRGLTWSLLESTNNNNFQSVTRLIVDPEDDNIVIASTYTDLNTNIVRTNDGGESWDIVHSIVHKNITQVIATPGNFDVLFAAVYGSGVLKSVDRGLSWNLVSNGFSGHMRIELAIAKNNTDIIYASVDGAGNKSDLYISLDAGENWDLVEEAQGDPPNWLENQGGFDNTITVNPFEDHIVYVGGIKLWKIIIEGIEVGILNDIVKTTQLMSIANNVVHDDQHYINSIIGEEENEFRLIVGNDGGIYYSNYGIDPGFTVGVWTMAGMTYNTSQFYGLDKYPGENIYIGGTQDNGTWRSTLDANANSYWEHINGGDGFECIVNYNDPLKIIVSSQYNYFVRTIDGGQNVENATTGLIGNSPFISRLAGSKSDPELIYTVTSEGVGRTDNFAEDWVMTYPNGNWIYNPFSIDITVSIANPQIVWAGAYMLNDYHIFVSTNGGNTFEETNNFKNIGMVTGLETHPLNENEAFALFSINNEAKIIRTYDLGQNWEDISGFDESSQSTGFPNAAVYSLLVMPYDTSVIWAGTDIGLFESTNNGLSWAYIDNGLPAVTIWQMGIVNDQIIFGTHGRGIWSATVPELEGYEPPKVVLAPIVRRLTQVPANNIYPKVEAEIYLRESYDSTRVCFNNKYHSTIEGNTTENILIETFSIVNVDNNYSNNLKIYLIAFKDGKEFYSGNRSIDDVVQFLQSHNEYETDFENALEDFSMDGLTIQESTGFDGKAIHSQHNYIDLEDGSIVLRYPIIVKESNAFLEYKDIALVQPGESGSVYGEIAFLDYVVIEASTDGVNWISLEDGYDARYDADWSSAYSNGNIGTPDLFVEHFIDLHDNFSAMDTIAIRFRLNDFGSPYSWGWVIDDLKIQTTGLKINKVSSNRNLIKVFPNPGGGIFNIEINDLFGIIQSIEVYNNSGRLVKAFDEYSSSIDLTDQNPGIYYLRISNETDYISRKVQIIK; encoded by the coding sequence ATGAAAAATTTTAATATATATATTCTATTTACAGCATTATCGATTATAGGATTATCAATTTATTATTTTATTTGCATCCAATCAAAACAAACTGAGTTCAATTTTGAATTTGAAAACAAGAAAGCCAAGTATAACAATCCCGATAAATTTTATGAATACCACGCAGCTATTAGAACAGGTGCTAATGAAGAAAAACCAAGTTATCCATTCAATTATAGATATACTGAGATTCAAAAAGCAAAAAAAACAGCAAAAAAATCTGTAAATAAAAATATAGTATGGACAGAAAGAGGTCCTGGTAATGTTCCGGGAAGAACAAGAACTATCATAATTGATCCGGATGATCCAGTAAAAAACACATGGTACGCTGGTTCTGTTGGTGGAGGGATATGGAAAACCATAAATGCAGGCGAATCTTGGGAAAATATGACCCCTGATTTAGCTAACCTTGTAATTTCAACCATGGAAATGGCTGCATCTAATCATAATGTAATTTATGCAGGTACCGGTGAAATGGGATTTATAAGTCAATATTATGAAATTGGTGGAAGTGGAATTTTTAAATCTAATGATAGGGGATTAACATGGAGTTTGTTAGAATCTACAAACAATAATAATTTTCAATCTGTAACCCGTTTAATTGTTGATCCGGAAGATGACAACATTGTTATAGCAAGTACATATACAGACCTAAATACTAATATTGTCAGAACAAACGATGGTGGAGAAAGCTGGGATATTGTTCATTCTATTGTGCACAAAAATATTACACAAGTGATTGCAACACCCGGAAATTTCGATGTTTTATTTGCTGCAGTATATGGTAGTGGAGTTTTAAAATCTGTTGACAGGGGATTAAGCTGGAATTTAGTCTCAAATGGATTTTCTGGTCATATGCGAATAGAGCTGGCTATTGCAAAAAATAATACAGATATTATTTATGCTTCCGTTGACGGAGCAGGAAATAAATCTGATTTATACATTTCATTAGATGCAGGAGAAAACTGGGATTTAGTTGAAGAAGCACAGGGAGATCCGCCAAACTGGCTTGAAAATCAAGGAGGTTTTGATAATACAATTACAGTCAATCCCTTTGAAGATCATATAGTTTATGTGGGCGGGATTAAATTGTGGAAAATAATTATTGAAGGCATTGAAGTAGGCATTTTAAACGACATTGTTAAAACAACTCAACTTATGTCAATTGCAAATAATGTTGTACATGATGATCAACATTATATTAATAGCATTATTGGAGAAGAAGAAAATGAATTTCGCTTAATAGTTGGTAACGATGGAGGTATTTATTATTCAAATTATGGAATCGATCCAGGTTTTACAGTTGGAGTATGGACAATGGCAGGAATGACTTATAATACTTCTCAATTTTATGGTTTGGATAAATACCCTGGCGAAAATATATACATTGGCGGCACTCAGGATAATGGAACATGGCGTTCAACTTTGGATGCAAATGCTAATTCTTACTGGGAACATATTAATGGTGGAGACGGTTTTGAATGTATAGTAAATTATAATGATCCCTTAAAAATAATTGTTAGTTCACAATATAATTATTTTGTAAGAACCATTGATGGTGGTCAAAACGTAGAAAATGCAACCACTGGATTAATTGGCAATAGTCCATTTATCTCAAGGCTGGCAGGATCTAAAAGTGATCCGGAATTAATTTATACAGTAACATCTGAAGGAGTTGGACGCACTGATAATTTTGCGGAGGACTGGGTAATGACATATCCTAACGGAAATTGGATTTATAATCCATTTAGTATTGATATTACTGTCTCTATTGCAAATCCTCAAATTGTTTGGGCTGGAGCATACATGTTAAATGATTATCACATTTTCGTATCAACAAATGGTGGTAACACTTTTGAAGAAACAAATAATTTTAAGAATATAGGAATGGTTACTGGTCTGGAAACTCATCCGCTTAATGAAAATGAAGCTTTTGCATTATTCTCGATAAATAATGAAGCTAAAATTATACGTACATACGATTTAGGACAAAACTGGGAAGATATTTCTGGTTTTGATGAATCGAGCCAAAGTACCGGTTTCCCAAATGCTGCTGTGTATAGCTTACTTGTAATGCCTTATGATACTTCAGTAATATGGGCTGGAACTGATATTGGTTTATTTGAATCAACTAATAATGGATTATCGTGGGCGTATATTGATAACGGATTACCGGCAGTTACTATTTGGCAAATGGGAATAGTAAATGATCAGATTATTTTTGGAACTCATGGCAGAGGCATTTGGAGTGCAACTGTTCCTGAACTTGAAGGTTATGAGCCACCTAAGGTTGTTTTAGCGCCTATTGTTAGGCGTTTAACTCAAGTACCAGCTAATAATATATATCCAAAGGTTGAAGCAGAAATATATTTACGCGAAAGTTACGATTCTACTCGAGTATGTTTTAACAATAAATATCACTCAACAATTGAAGGAAATACTACTGAAAACATTTTAATAGAAACGTTTTCCATCGTTAATGTTGATAATAACTATTCCAATAACTTAAAAATCTATTTAATTGCATTTAAAGATGGAAAGGAATTCTACTCAGGAAATCGCTCAATAGATGACGTGGTTCAATTTTTACAATCACATAATGAATATGAAACAGATTTCGAAAATGCATTGGAAGACTTTTCAATGGATGGATTAACTATTCAGGAGAGTACAGGGTTTGATGGAAAAGCAATACACAGTCAACATAATTATATTGACCTTGAGGATGGCAGTATCGTTTTAAGATATCCAATTATAGTTAAAGAAAGTAATGCCTTTCTCGAATACAAAGACATTGCATTGGTACAACCCGGTGAATCAGGATCAGTCTATGGAGAGATTGCTTTTTTGGATTATGTTGTAATTGAAGCATCAACAGATGGTGTTAATTGGATTTCTCTTGAAGATGGATATGATGCAAGATATGATGCGGACTGGAGTTCTGCTTATTCTAATGGGAATATAGGAACTCCAGATTTATTTGTAGAACATTTTATTGATTTACATGATAATTTTTCAGCCATGGATACAATTGCTATCCGATTCAGGTTAAATGATTTTGGATCACCATATTCTTGGGGTTGGGTTATAGATGATCTTAAAATTCAAACCACTGGATTAAAAATCAATAAAGTAAGTTCAAATAGAAATCTAATAAAAGTATTTCCAAATCCGGGTGGTGGTATTTTTAATATTGAAATAAATGATTTATTTGGAATTATACAATCTATTGAAGTTTACAATAATTCAGGTAGACTCGTAAAGGCTTTTGATGAATATTCATCTAGCATAGATTTAACAGATCAAAATCCAGGTATTTATTATCTGAGAATTTCAAATGAAACAGATTATATAAGTAGGAAAGTTCAGATTATCAAATAA